Genomic window (Rhododendron vialii isolate Sample 1 chromosome 4a, ASM3025357v1):
ctccatccaatTTTTAGaatccaatatttcattttggactgtcttttaataagtgtccattttgtaaaattagagGGTAAAAATtagtgaattttccatttttcctctaaaagtatattccattttgaaaagttagtaagtaaaaatgtaatgatgatgtttttataGAGGGTAAGGAGagaaagtagaggtaaaagttgatgtgaaaaggtgtaatgatgatatctttttaataagttataATTACAAAGCAGGACACTTGAAAAGGGACGGAGATAATAGTATTTTATAGACAATTGACATGTGGCTATTGATAAGTGGTtggaacaatattttcaaaCCACCAAATAATATCTTCTAATCACTAgcttttctttctctcacaaccTGTATAGAACTCAACCTTTGCACGCCCATATATTTAAAACTTTaaacaaaagtaaatttttttatgcgcaatagattttgaaaatatatatatttgtttttgaaatctactcaatgagatctttaagatgattctATGCAATCCTTGGCTGCCGGCGACACAAGATCTTAAGTTACGTTTTGCTGTAAATGCTCCATTAGAGCATCcatagtggaataatcaaaagtggataatcaaaatGCGTCTTTTTTACTATAAATGTTCCCTTTAGTATTAAGACAAAGAGTAAGTTATTCACAGCTTTGCGTAATTTCAGCCGTTcgtttcgacaatcaatggtccagatttaaaaaaaaaaaactattcgctaGAATAGTAGTAATAGTTAACTATTAACTATTACTACTATTCtagcgaatagtttttttaaaaattcggaGCGTCCAAAATACCAATTTGGACGCGCAAGATTGAGCActgtaaattttatttacgagttgctccgtaaagaagtttttcttgTCTGTGTTTTTGTACTCAAGAGTACATTCGAAGGAATATGCTCTACTTCGAGGGAAAGTtccatttgtttttatttttcttgtgacGTGCATTAACGAATTGTTTTGCACGAGGCAACATAAAAGAATCTTGAATGatgcaagaaagagaaattggaaTTGTGCAAAAAATCCGGTGAACTGTGAAATCGGTCCGAATCGAATTGATCCGTACGTTTCGGATAAATCTGTGGATTAATGGTCTGAACATGAGATACAGATCGGTccactaattttcatttaaaaaccATGAATTAACCAAACCGTGAGCAGCCTTACGAGTAACTGTTGAAAGATTACAAGGCGATGCCGGACGGCGGGCGTGTTTGAAaccacaaaataaaagaaaggaagcttaaaagagaagaaaaccaTACTCTCAATAATCTTTATTCTAAATATCCAAAAGTGCCTTAGGAAGGTAACAAGCATATTAATAGGCTAGTCATAATGTTTCCAAACTTCAACTAAACATgtttccaaaattaaaaataaacaatatgTTCCCAAACATATTCGCTtcctaaaattaaaataaatcaaAGACCAATAGTTACTAATTCTTTCGTCCACGCCTCATGCACGTGCTGTTGATCTTGGGTTTTATACAATCCCTATCATGGGGTTTAGAGAAGGAAATCAAAAAGGGTTGGGgttacttttttttcaaataattgaAGATGATTCTATGCAATCTTACACAAGATTTTAGGGGATGTATAACAACACTTGTCTTCATAAAATAATTGCAATTATTAAGATAAACACTACTCAACATGTAAACAACACATTCGTTCATAATAAGCAACCTTAATTAGTAAAGTTACCATTTCGTCAACAATGACAAAGCTAGAATTTCAACTCGGAAGCGACACACAAGAATACTGATATAGTTCGTATAAAAAAGAATGACTTCTTGTGGATCCAAAGAGATTTATAGGATGCAGGAGCCTAACAAGTGGACCAATTGGGAAAAAAGCAATGAAGGCACAGCCAAGTTCTGTGATGAGCCCTTATTGTGCGGCATGAGTTGCTTCAATGGCCACACTTTTTTTTGCTCAGCGCGGTACACCCGACGACGAGCCATCCAACCGTAATAACCAGCTGCGTGGCAAGTCGCGACCCACGTACCAAGGCTTTAGTGTGGCGAGGTCCGATATGTACTCCTGCGGCGGCTGTGACGGTGATGTGAAGATTCTGGGAGGTTTCGTCTTTGAGAGCCTTGGCGACCAATCTATTTATGCCATTATTACCAGCCGAGCCGAGTTGGCGAATCTCAGTTCCCGAGGGTATTCGTGTGCCGCCCGGCCGACGTATGCTGCAGTGGGGATTGGGAAGCTTGTGGGATGTTTCAAAGCCCCATTTTTAAGCCGGCTGATTTGATTTGTTTCTCTCACGCACACGTTAAAAAAACAGtggtgctacagttcccgacgGGAGGATTCctgatcggaatcccgacgccccgccgggcacactccggccaccggacggccgatccgagccgtccaaaaattctaaaaaaaaaaaccgagtgggtctcgcgagaataaatggcatccgataTGTCTAAATGGCCGATCCAAGTACTCCATTTTTGgctgatccaaacactccaattttggccgatccaaacacaaaaatggattgtttggatcggccatctACACAAGTCGGATGCTGTTTATTCCCGTGAAGgcccactcggattttttttttagaatttttagacggctcggatcggccgtccgatggccggaatGTGCCCGACAAGACGTCGGGATTTCAGTCGGGATTTTTGGTCGGGAAGCTTAGACTTTCTGTTAAAAACATATATTTGTGTTTTACCTATTTCCTTTTTCATTCCAACTTGCACCAGGCTCTTTATCGGCTTTTCTGTATTCATcaaatatttatataatattcactagtgagagagagaaaatcaaatCCTCCGCCAATCCTCTAATCCGACCTCCGCTCAGATCCAAGTCGACCTCCATTCGTCCTCTGCCCTCCTCCAAGCCCTCCAGCAATAGCCGTGGGCTGCCACATCTCCGTCCTCGCCAAATCCACCGTCAACGAGATCGTCGCCTTCGCCTCATCCACTCCACCCGCCTCGCCGTTGACCTCTGGAAGACCGTCTACGCCGGCATCTTTTTTGACCACGACTTCCCCGACCCCAACGTCGCCGCTAGCGCCGTCTCCATCTGCAAAGATCAACCTCTGCTGATCCGGTGGGATATCCTCTTTGTCCGGGATCTTCGTCGTTGTTGGTCGGAATCCTTCGTAGCAGAGAGgaagaacgagagagagaatgagggaatggtagggaggagagagaaataacaatattttaatggtttgctCATGAATAGTAGCTCGGTAGAAGTAGAGAGCATTTTTTCGAAGGGAAAATACCTTCCAGTTTTCCGAGGCTGCTGCGAGCTGTTTTGAGGGCTTGAACGAGGTAAAATGACTGTAAATGTGATTTTTGCTAGCCTGGTGTACATGCCCTAAGGTGGATATATAAAACTATAATTTGTTTGTTGTGGGTGCATACGTATTCATAATATCCATGAGCCTGACAAGTGGACCAATTGGGACGACCGCAGCGAAGGTGAGCTACTGAGGGAGTCGAAGTGCAAGAAGTGAGTTTGACGCGACCATTTCGATGTCGCAGGtagtagatatatatatacacacttcaTCGTACATTAAAGATTTTTTTATATGATCGAGTTATACTAAATAATTCATCAGTCTAAGTTCTTAATGCCTAGTGGCATAGTATTCAATTATTATCATCCCCCAATCACTCCTTTAACATCCATATATACAATGAAACTTCTCCTATGAAACACACACAAGATCAGAATTATTTGAGTCTCAAAACACATCCTACTCCCTTTTCCTCAAAAAATGGCACTGCCTTTGCTAACCATATTCTCAATCATTCTATTCAGTTTCATTTCATCCCACCTCTACCAAAAGCTGAGGTTCAAGCTCCCGCCGGGCCCACGCCGGCTGCCTATCGTGGGCAACCTCTTTGACGTAAAGCCCTTGAGGTTCCGGTGCTTCGCCGAGTGGGCCCAGATCTACGGCCCGATCATATCGGTGTGGACGGGGTCCAACTTGAACGTGGTCGTTTCGAGCCCGGAGCTCGCGAGGGAGGTGCTGAAGGAGAATGATCAACAGTTGGTGAACAGGCATAGGAGCAGATCGGTGACTAAGTTTACCAGTGATGGACAGGACCTCGCTTGGGCCGATTATGGGGCCCACTATGTGAAGGTTAGGAAACTTTGTACACTTGAGTTGTTTTCTGCGAAGAGGATTGAGGCCCTTAGGCCCATTAGGGAAGATGAGGTTACGGGCATGGTTGAGTCCTTGTTCAATGACTGCACTAAACCTGGTATGATCCCTTCTTTTTCcataacttaattttttgcatagttgttctactcaacGAGTTGTACGAAGTAAACGTTTTCAATCATCAAAGCGACACCAGAGCGAGCCCTGCTCGGCCGGAACAACACCTCACCACGAACCATTTGAGGGAGGGGTTCGAAAAATAAGCCatgtgtcacttttcaattgctATGTTTCCATCTTTAATTGGGTATTAGGATCGCTTTAAAAGCATATCTCTACTAATATCGGGGCCTTAAAATTAATAAGCGGCTGACTTTCAACGGCTCCGAAGAGTTCTATTGGGCAGTAAAAGCTGAACGTTACTATTTTGAGAGAGTAAGCCCCTAAATTCTTCTGTTTTCTTGATTCTCATAGCAATATCAGACTACGCCACTGTTTCtttccaaaaagtaacaattgGCCTAGGAAAAACCagtagtgcagttctaggcctgatgcgggcGTGTCAGAactggattgcagtccaaatGTTTATCCAGGCCTGGATGCCTCAAATCTAACTTCTTATTGAGCGGATTGTGTACGACTTGAGAGGTGAGGCCGTATgcggttcgtggtttgccttgtcaagacaaggacttagaatttcctaaccgttgttgaaaatgaaaagaaaaagaaacaaggtgcgatgaaattaaaaaaacttcattaactgtttaacaaagtttgggtacaaaaaaatgaaaggaaataaaatttagGCAGGGCTAGATTGGACTAAAAGATAAAAAACTTTgctggaaagaaaaaataattgaaagataATTTGAGTAAGCCGTaggcttgatggtcggggacccTTTCTAAGACCTtcaattctggtatttataggcaaagttCCAAAACTTGAGCTACTTCCACTTGCTTTTATGCATGGCTGCCACATGCCCCAAGCCTTGCTCCTTACTCCAAACCTTTAGCTGCATTTTCAGGCCTAACAGCAACTTTTTCAAGCCTTCATTGCCTCTTTTTGTATAGATACTTGCTAAAATGAGATTTTGGGACTTTTTAAGGCTAAAAACTGAAACTTTTCTACAAAGAAGAAGACTTTTCAACCACTTTTCGTCCCTTGTGAGCCCTTGGAGGCTCTAAGTTGGTTCCTTATGTGAGAAGATTCAAGACAAAAGGCATTTTTGGAACTTGTGCCCTCTTTTCTTATGCAACAAAGGCCAAAAAGGCCTAAatgagctgcttgtaagctaCTTGTGTAGGCCTAATTGAGTTGCTTGCTAGAGAGAACCTTCTAGGCCTTGTTCtctctaggcctttgagctgctccTTGCTTTCCAAGCATGACTAAGCAGCTTATGGCCTTTTTGACTTCTTCATTTTCAGCCTGAATAAATCTGAAAAACTTACCTAGACCTCAAAAACGAATCTTGGCCTTATTGAGCTAAATAGGCCTAAAAAACTAGTCTGAGCTTTGATTAGTTTGGCCAAGGCCTTAATCTAATTCGGGCTTTAACTCAATTAGGCCGAATAAGTCTAAGAATGGGCCCAGATCTGAAAACTAATTTGGGCCTTAACTAATTAGACCATGCTCCAAATATTAATGCGGCCCATAAATCCCTTTCAGCCCTTTTTGTGGCCCACTATAAATTCGACCAAAGGCCTAAATCAATCAAGGCTTAATTCAACCAAGGcccaaaatgttattttgggCCACTAATCTattaacaaattctttttttagaatttaGCCAAAAATAGGTGTAAACAGCCACACATAAGAATTGAGCATTCTCTGGGAACAAGcaagcttttcaaaaaaaaccttCGAGAAAATTCTAAGCACTCATGAGAAactaggttaggatcaaagagagtgAATATAAGACACATGTTATATTATGTAAACACTGACTTTCATTAACTTGGTTCTTACAGGGGAGacgccctccttttataggcgtaaggaagGGACGCTTACATCACTGATTACCTATACAAACAGTATAAACATATAATTGATTTACCACCAATTATATTCGTTACATACCAAGGTCTTCTGCATACATTTATTACACATACAATCTTTGATACCATGGAGTAAGTCTCTAGCAAATGCTTTCACCTCCCTGCATTTATGTGGCCAATAATTGTGTTTGTAGTACGGTTCTATCGGTCAAAAATATGTGAAAGTAAAGCCTAGATTGAAAGATTATGATGGCATGCAGAAAATTCAGGAAAAGGTTTTGTCGTGAGGAAATACTTGGAAGCAGTAGTATTCAACAACATAACCAGACTGGCATTCGGCAAGCGGTTTGTGAATTCAGAGGGCTTGATAGACGATCAAGGCCTAGAGTTTAAGGCGTTAGTGGCCACCAGCTTAAAACTGGGGGCGTCGCTGTCCCTGGCAGAGCACATCCCCTGGCTCCGATGGATGTTCCCTCTGGAAGAAGAGGCTTTCGCCAAGCACGGCGCATGGCAGAAACGGCTTACCGAGACCATCATGGAAGAGCACACCGCTGCCCGCCACAAGAGCGGCGACGCCAAGCAGCATTTCGTGGATGCGTTGCTGACATTGAAAGAGAAGTATGAGCTTAGCGAGGTCACAGTCATTGCGGTTCTTTGGGTACGAATGTCGTGtccattattatcttgaaagtTTTATTACAAAACATGAGATTATTGAGACAATTTAGCAGTTATAAGAACTTTTGTCCCTTCTATTTTTTCAGAACATGATCCATGCAGGCATAGACACAACGGCTGTCGCTGTTGAGTGGGCAATGGCCGAGCTGATCAAGAACCCTAGGGTGCAACAAAAAGCTCAAGAGGAATTAGACCGCATCGTGGGTCATGAACGGGTCATGGCCGAATCCGACTTCTCTGACCTCCCTTACCTGCAATGTGTTGCCAAAGAAGCCTTGAGGTTACACCCTCCGACCCCACTAACGCTTCCCCACAAGGCCACTTCCAACGTCACAATTGGCGGTTACGATATCCCTAAAGGATCCAACGTCTTCGTAAACGTGTGGGCCGTGGGCCGTGACCCGACAGCTTGGAAAACCCCAGACGAGTTCCAGCCCGAGAGGTTTTTGGAGGAGGATATTGATGTGAAGGGCCACGATTTCCGGTTGTTGCCTTTTGGGGCGGGCCGACGGGCCTGCCCCGGAGCTCAGCTCGGGATCAACTTGGTGACATCAATGCTTGGTCATCTTCTCCACCATTTCTGGTGGGCCCCGCTGGAAGGTGTGAAGCCGGAAGAGATAGACATGTCGGAGAACACCCCGGGGTTGGTGTGCTTTATGAGAACCCCTTTGCAGGCTGTTGCTAAACCAAGATTGTCTGCTCACCTGTATAAACGTAAAGCTGTTGACATGTAATTTTCGACTTTGATTAATTTGCTGCTATTCAAAGTAGTAGTTCTTATTGTTTTGGAATTGCGATGTGTTCGAATTATATGGATATCAAGACTGGAAAAATAGGGCTGACAGTGTTGCCCCATTTTCGCCCCTGATATCCTTGTTAGCGCCTTCATTTGTTATTGTTAAACTATTTTCTCATTCTGGAAATAGGACTGGAAACTGTTTTTGGTAAGGTTTCTTGAGTCGACAGTGGGAACTGTTTTCTGAAGTCCTGGAGAAAGGTTTCACAAGAAAAAACGAGAACGATTGAGTTTCATACTGTTCAATGATTCTGTTCCGAGCCCcagaaaaacaaatgaaagcaAACAGATAATGTTTTGGAGCTCCAAAATTGTTCAATCGAAGGGGTAACAAAGGCTATACAGAGTCAAATATTCTGGCAAACTTCACAGCGAGAGCATGTTTCCATGGAGAATAGGATCCACTCAAGTCTCGTCTCGAAACGGACAGGACGGTCTTGTTTATTGGCAATTCCTGGATCCACATAGCAACCGTTCACTTTCAAGATAAATGTTTTTCAACCGATATCCGATCAACAGGGTTTTTGACGTAGCTGCAGTTGCCCACGAGCTCTCAAAAAGAGGaccgtttcaatcattcaagtGAACCCACAAAGAGCCACAAAGGCTGAACAGGACCGCTCCTGTGACTTGCCATGTCTTTGTTAGGTAACAGTTGTTAACTCAGAACTCACAACTCTCAAGTGATCTCAGAGCTGAGAGAAGAAAAATGCGAGCATAAAATGGGAAACTCTAGAATCTATGATAGATTGGTTAATCAAGGAATGCACAGCTCATTCAATAAATTTCAGTAATGTGGACTCAAACAAGCACAACTGAACAACAGTATAAACTGAGAAATAACCAACAAATCATCATTCGGTAATCGCCATCTTTAAAAGAAACTAGATCACCATGGTGTGGTTCTGAGTAAAACATGTCCAAATCATCTTATTTGCATGTAGTTCTAGCCAGTAAGAAGAGTACACCTTATTTGCTCACATTCCAAACTCAAGACAGGAAAAGAATACCATATAAATAGACCTGTTCGGCTCAAAATGCTTCATAAATGAAAGGTAAACCAGGAAAGCACCATTCTCAGAATCACGAATCCAGTAAGCAAAAAAAGAGGGCTAGCAAAAATCACGAGTcataagaagaaaataacagCATAGAAAGGTGTAATGTATATAATAGAGTGAAAGTGGTACAGCGTCACAAATTTACAACTTGCACAATAACTGCCAAACATTAGCTGTATCGTTCGATATTGCAGTAAAAGCATGGCAGCACTGTACAGGCTTCTTAGAAACTAGGTTGTATTTACAAACACATATTCAACATAAAAGCCAGGTTAATATGTTTAGAAGTAATATTGTTCCATTTggttcagaaaaagaaaaaattattcctTCAAAGGTCTTATTTGCAACTGCATTCAACTCCCCTTTGTTACATCCGCTCCTAAGCTTATGAAGCAGAGAGGATTTCAGACGATCTTCAATTACCTGCATTAAACAGAAGAAATTTTATCAATCTCTTATCATCCTATAACATATAATTAATTCACTTGATGTCTGCACCTTGGACCATCAGACGGTAACTTGGCCATATGGCCATCCTGGTCCATGGCATTTGATTACAGCACATGCCTGATTACTTACTACTTGCACATATCCTCTCAAACAGAAAAAGCAACTACCGATGCCAGATAGAGTCTCAATAATGAAGCACACTTCATTCATTTTAGTCACCGCATCTGTGGGCAAATTACCCCCATGGACTAAAACATGCTTGTCCTATTTCCAGACAAACCGGACACATTTGTAACATAgattaccaaaccaaaccgagccttggtTATACAATTTATTAATTTATCCCCATTTAATCTATGTTACAAATACAAACTAAAACTGGTTGGAGATACCGCTTTATTTGCCAGTACAAGTACCAAAAAATAATGATCCCTAAAACTGGTTAGCGATACTTCTTTGTTTGTCATACAGAAACCTAGCCGCGCGcgcgcacagagagagagagagagagagagagagagagagagagagagagagagagagagagaactacgCTGATGAACTCCTTGCTGAAAAGATAACAAGTTTATGCCCTTCTGAGATTTTGATGTAGGCACAGAAAAAAGAAACCTCTCCTTGTCTTGCGGATAGcagaaaaaacaaatttcaaaaatcccCCTTATTTCAAGTCCTTAGGAAAAATTCTCATCCACAGGCTCAACTAAATTACAATTTCCATAGTTTGTAGGCTCCCAATAATAAAGACTAGCTCAAAGACTCCTTCTGGAAACGCctaaagggaaaagaaaaaagaaaaagaaaatttccatCTCTAAAGATCCTATAAAGTAAAAACCTTCATTGTTCAAAGACACTCAAGAGTAAAAGGTGTAAACTCTTTGCTCACATATCTAAAGATCCAATAAAGTAAAAACCTTCATTGTTCAAAGCCACTCAAGAGTAAAAGCAGTAAACTTTTAGCTCATGTTTTCACATTCAAGGCgcacgcgcgcacacacacacactctgagagagagagagagagagagagagagaagaggagaagagaaTGGACTActacaaaaaaatcaatgaagTAGAACTATAAGTCCTCCTACCATGGCTTTAACCTCAGGGGGTCTAGTTTCTTATCATGATCAAACACCCAGGTCACTTCTTACAATTGCACTGATTCTGTAAAGGTGCCAAACTTCTACAACCAAATCTCTCAAATTTCATAGCTACAGCTGCCATCCTCTCACTGCCACTAGTCCTTTCAgggacatccgataaaattggaagAATCCTCTCCTGCAACTAGTTGCAATTATGAGGTGAATTCTAAATATCATATTTCTATAGTCTCAAAACCTCGGATGTCGGACACAGGAATCAGGAATGTGTTCCCACTCCCCAAACACCATccctcacaaaaaaaatattgataaaaGTGATAACAATAATGACCAATAGAAATATCAAATCTTCCTACTTGACAAGGGAAAGAacgaagagaaaaaaaaaaaaaaaagacatgcaTAATGCGCTAATCCAGGAAGGATCATCAAACCTCGAAAATTTCAATATTGCATTGATGAAGCACATTAAGCATTTCTAATATACAAACCGGACAAACAATTAATATTACATTTGCCTCTCTCCAAACACAACCACTTCGCATTCACACATGGAAGCAATCAAATGCAAATCTACTGTGCATCTCCACATCACATTTAGCTCAAAATAAGTATTGTGCACATCTTAAAGCATCAATACTGGAGTACTTACTATAATAAAGAAGCAAAGTAACAGTTGGTCATGCATAAACCGATAGCCTTATCAATATTCATTACATTATCAATATATTGAGTTAAATACTTGAATGTATCAAAATAGTCAATTACCTCGCTTCCCACCAAGCCCAGTGGAAGTGAATGAAGAAGAGGCATCATGGGTAGGTTTGAATTCCTGCAACTGCTTAAAGTTCATCCACGGCTTCACCCAAACTTTAGCTTCATATATCTGTTTCTTTCCAGCATCAATTGCCTCCAAGGTAAGATGATACATCTTCCCAGCAACTACCTGTTCCTTGGCTTTCACCACTCTTGCAAACTCGAGAAGAGTATTCTGCACAAAAAGATCTTGTGAGACACCAGGGTAAAAAAAACTACGAAAATCAGTTCAGAATCGATGGACAACAGGACAGGCATAAATCTCGAGGACGAAAGTATGTTCCCTATAGAATTTGGTTTCTATTGTTATTTTATATGAATgctttcagaaaaaaaaaaatagggatcAAAAACAA
Coding sequences:
- the LOC131323009 gene encoding cysteine proteinase inhibitor A-like, with the translated sequence MKVNTYLSVVVVLLSVFCELGLCREDPFIRMNTPGGIHDCKGFQNSAEIVSIGQFAVQEHNKKENTLLEFARVVKAKEQVVAGKMYHLTLEAIDAGKKQIYEAKVWVKPWMNFKQLQEFKPTHDASSSFTSTGLGGKRGN
- the LOC131323008 gene encoding cytochrome P450 98A2-like codes for the protein MALPLLTIFSIILFSFISSHLYQKLRFKLPPGPRRLPIVGNLFDVKPLRFRCFAEWAQIYGPIISVWTGSNLNVVVSSPELAREVLKENDQQLVNRHRSRSVTKFTSDGQDLAWADYGAHYVKVRKLCTLELFSAKRIEALRPIREDEVTGMVESLFNDCTKPENSGKGFVVRKYLEAVVFNNITRLAFGKRFVNSEGLIDDQGLEFKALVATSLKLGASLSLAEHIPWLRWMFPLEEEAFAKHGAWQKRLTETIMEEHTAARHKSGDAKQHFVDALLTLKEKYELSEVTVIAVLWNMIHAGIDTTAVAVEWAMAELIKNPRVQQKAQEELDRIVGHERVMAESDFSDLPYLQCVAKEALRLHPPTPLTLPHKATSNVTIGGYDIPKGSNVFVNVWAVGRDPTAWKTPDEFQPERFLEEDIDVKGHDFRLLPFGAGRRACPGAQLGINLVTSMLGHLLHHFWWAPLEGVKPEEIDMSENTPGLVCFMRTPLQAVAKPRLSAHLYKRKAVDM